GTTTCTAATTCTTTGCTTCTATCCAGCAGACTTTACCTTTGTCTGACCAACGGAACTGGCTGCGGTCGCAGCTAAACACGAAGAAATTAAGAAAAGAGGTGCAGAAGTTCTTGCAATCTCCACAGACACCGTTTTCAGCCACCAGATTTTCTGTAAGGTAGAACCTTTGATGAAGGACGTTAAGTTCCTCTTGGCAGCAGACCCAACAGGTGAAGTGTCTAAGAAATACGGTGTTTACATTGAAGGAGCTGGAATTGCAAGAAGAGGAAGATTCATCATCAACCCTGACGGTGAGATTGTTGCTGAAGAAGTTCTTAATCCTCCAGTTGGAAGAAACGTAAACGAACTTTTAAGACAGCTTGATGCATGGAAATACGTTTACGAACATCCAGATGAAGCCTGCCCTGCAAACTGGAGACCTGGCAAGAAAACTCTCAAGCCTGGTCCTGACATTGCAGGTAGAGTTGGTGAAGTTGTTACTATTGAAGATATTCTCTCTTAAGACCTTTAATTGTGGGGGCTTTTGCCCCCTTACTACCATTTAACCTGAAAGTTTAAACCGTTGCAAAAAGAGTGGTTCGTTCCTACTGTTCCAATTAAAGAGAGTTTACAGAACTTTCCAGGTTTTAAAGAAAGAATTATTCCAGTTTCCTCCCCAACATAACTTCCAGAAAACCTTGTAAGCCTGTCGTAAATGAACCCTATTTCTGGTTTTAATCTGTCTATCTTTTTCCTTCCAAGCTCTAAATTTTTCTTTACTAAAAGTTTTAAAAATCTGATATTGCTTTCTCCAGGTCTATAAATGTAGCTGACGTTTCTGAAAAATTCTTTCATTCCAAAAGTTTCAAAGTTTGTTGAATATACCTCATATAGTGCATTTACTTTTAAGTTTTTGATTGCGCCTTCAAATTTCAAAAATCCCCCCCACTCCCTACTACTCAAACTCCCATTCCTGTTCCATTCTCTCAAAAATCCACCCCTCAACCCTTTAATGCTAACGTGCAGTCCCGCTACAGCGTCTTTTTCGCTTTCTTTTTTCCTGAGCAACCCGCTTACACCAAAGTTTTTAAAAAGCGTTTGAGCAAATAGATACTTTACCGTATGTCCACCTTCCCTTTCAGCAAAAGCCCCGCCGCTTAGCGCTCTAAATGAGTATCTTAATCCAC
This region of Desulfurobacterium pacificum genomic DNA includes:
- a CDS encoding peroxiredoxin; translation: MALVGQKAPEFELQAYDPVKDAYTTVKLSDYVPNSEGKFLILCFYPADFTFVUPTELAAVAAKHEEIKKRGAEVLAISTDTVFSHQIFCKVEPLMKDVKFLLAADPTGEVSKKYGVYIEGAGIARRGRFIINPDGEIVAEEVLNPPVGRNVNELLRQLDAWKYVYEHPDEACPANWRPGKKTLKPGPDIAGRVGEVVTIEDILS